From the genome of Colius striatus isolate bColStr4 chromosome 15, bColStr4.1.hap1, whole genome shotgun sequence, one region includes:
- the MRPS25 gene encoding small ribosomal subunit protein mS25: protein MPMKGRFPIRRTLQYLSQGDVIFKSSVKVMTVNYNTAGELSEGARKFVFFNIPQIQYKNPWLQIMLFKNMTPSPFLRFYLDTGEQVLVDVEDKNNKEITEHIKKILGKSKETLEKEERERKKLFHPATFGPKKYHLRECMCEIEGQVPCPAVVPLPKEMRGKYKTMKKEASD, encoded by the exons atgCCCATGAAAGGCCGCTTCCCCATCAGGCGGACGCTGCAGTATCTCAGCCAAGGCGACGTCATCTTCAAGAGCTCGGTTAAGGTGATGACCGTGAACTACAACACGGCGGGAGAGCTGAGCGAAGGGGCGAG aAAGTTTGTGTTCTTCAACATCCCCCAAATCCAGTACAAGAACCCCTGGCTGCAGATCATGCTGTTCAAGAACATGACCCCCTCGCCCTTCCTGCGCTTCTACCTGG ACACTGGAGAACAAGTTTTGGTTGACGTGGAagataaaaacaacaaagagaTAACtgagcacattaaaaaaatcttgggGAAAAGCAA AGAAACActtgaaaaagaggaaagagaaaggaaaaaactattccaTCCAGCAACTTTTGGGCCCAAGAAGTATCATCTGCGAGAATGCATGTGTGAAATTGAAGGCCAagttccctgccctgctgtTGTGCCACTTCCCAAAGAGATGagaggaaaatacaaaactaTGAAAAAAGAAGCATCAGATTGA